Proteins from one Deltaproteobacteria bacterium genomic window:
- a CDS encoding 4-hydroxy-tetrahydrodipicolinate reductase yields MAIKNKSTAKVHVALAGAGGRMGSRVIRLISEFPQLRLTALLERNSELARLGKPDNIIVTDDPNQAVSTADVLIDFSVPSIVTQVAPICAEHNTAYLIATTGLDAHDLAAIKQAAHKIAVLKAANLSLGVNVLLDLVERTANTLGNAFEVEISEIHHRYKRDAPSGTALALGAAIERGRGTLKSVYGRHGIGESRSSDEIGYAALRGGDVAGEHTVFFFGENERIELTHRANSADIFARGALVATSWLAAKPAGRYTMRDVLHN; encoded by the coding sequence ATGGCAATAAAAAACAAAAGCACTGCAAAAGTGCATGTGGCATTAGCAGGTGCTGGTGGACGTATGGGTAGTCGTGTAATACGATTGATTTCTGAATTTCCACAGCTTCGCTTAACTGCGCTGCTGGAACGCAACAGTGAGTTAGCTCGTTTGGGTAAACCTGATAATATAATAGTTACTGATGATCCAAATCAGGCGGTATCAACTGCTGATGTTCTTATAGATTTTTCCGTTCCATCAATTGTTACACAAGTAGCGCCAATTTGTGCTGAACATAATACCGCCTATCTAATTGCTACTACTGGCCTTGATGCACATGATCTTGCAGCGATAAAACAAGCTGCCCATAAAATAGCTGTACTTAAGGCAGCTAATCTTAGTCTTGGTGTTAATGTATTATTAGATTTAGTTGAACGTACCGCGAATACGTTAGGCAATGCTTTTGAAGTTGAGATTAGTGAAATTCATCACCGTTATAAACGAGATGCCCCAAGTGGTACTGCCTTAGCTTTGGGAGCTGCCATCGAACGTGGGCGTGGGACATTAAAATCCGTATATGGTCGACATGGTATCGGTGAGTCCCGTTCTAGTGATGAGATTGGCTATGCAGCATTACGTGGTGGTGATGTTGCTGGTGAACATACGGTTTTCTTTTTTGGAGAAAACGAGCGTATCGAACTAACTCATAGAGCCAACAGTGCTGATATTTTTGCGCGAGGTGCTTTAGTCGCTACCTCATGGTTAGCTGCAAAACCAGCAGGTCGATATACTATGCGGGATGTATTGCATAATTAA